CCAGACGACACGATGGCTGGCACCGGCTCCGCCGGTGTTCGCCGGCAAGCCGGCTCCTACGGAATATGCGCCGTACCTGTAGGAGCCGGCTTTGCCGGCGAACAGGCCGGTACAATCAGCACGGCATCGCTGATCCCACAGGGGCCGGGCATAAAAAAGGGCCGCTTTTGCGGCCCCGGTCGTTTCTGATCACCCCTCATGCATGCCATAGCGCTGAAACGCCGAACGCTTCGGCAGGCGGTAATGCGGCCGCCCCAGCAACTGGTTGACGATGCTCGCATTGCGGATCGCGGCAATCCCCAGGTCCGGCGAGCCGACGCCATGCTGGAAGATCTCGGCGTTCTGCACGAAGATCCGCCCGGCGCCCTGGTCGCAGCGTTGCGCGGTGAAGTCTTCCCGGACAATGCAGTCGCCATGCTCGTCAGTGGCCAGCACGCTGCCCTTGAGCCGTTCGAACCACTGCGGCCAGGTGTGCCCGTAGCCCGTTGCGGCGACGATCGCATCCGCTTCGAACGCACTGGTCTGCTCCAGTTCACGGTGGCGGTAATTGATGCGCAGCCGCCCGCCGACATCCTCGACACGCTCCACCTCGCAGTTGGACAGCAGCGTAAGACCGGTGTCGGCGCCACCGACGGAACGCTCGTAGATCAGGTCGTAGATATCGCCGATGGTCGAGAAACTGATGCCCTTGTACAGCAGCCCTTGCCCGGCGACGATTTCGCGGCGCCGCTCCCGTGGCAGGCTGTGGAAGTACTCCATGTAGGACGGGGTGAAGCACTCCTGCCCGAGCTTGGAATACTCCATCGGGTGGAAGCCTTGGGAGCGGGTGATCCAGCGAATCGACGCACCCGCCGCGACGCGTTCCGGAGTCAGCCCGTTGAACAGTGCCAGCACGCATTCCGCCGCACTTTGCCCCGAACCGATCACCGTCACCTGCTTGCACTGGGCCAACTGCGCCTGGCGCTTGGCGAACTCGGCCGAGTGCAGGATCGGCGCCGTGCTCTTGACCTGCGCCCAGCGCGGCAGCAGCGGCGAGGTGCCGACGCCCACCGACAGGTGCTGGCTGTAGTACTGGCGCTTGTACCCGGACAGCGACTGGCTCTCGATCAGGAAGCGCCCGGCGTTGGCGTCGTAGCGCACATCGCAGACTTCTTCGCCGAAATGGCAGCTCGCCAGTTGCTGCGAAGCCCAGCGGCAGTAATGGTCGTACTCGCGGCGCGGCACCTGGAAGTTGTCGTAGTAGTAGAACTGGTACAGACGCTCGTGCTGGTGCAGGTAGTTCAGGTAGCTGAGCTGATGGGTGGGGTCGGCCATGGTCACCAGGTCGGCGAGAAACGGCACTTGCAACGTGGTGCCCGGCAGGATCAACCCTTCGTGCCAGCGAAACTCCACCTTGCGGTCAAGGAAGACACCGCTCACGCCAGGATGCTTGGCGAGCAGCGCGGCAAGGCCCAGGTTGAACGGGCCGATACCGATGCCAGCGATATCCACAGTGGGTAAGTCCTTCATCCGATCCATCTCCTTTGGTGCAGCAGTTCAAGAAGGCGCGGCCAGCGTTGCTGGCGCCGCGCCCTGATTCGTATCGTGTGATTCAGCCGAGCAGCCGCTCGACCTCTTGGGCGTTGCGGCAGCGCAACAGCTGGCCGGGCGAGAGCGACACACCGAACTGCGCCTGCAACTGGGCCGCGACGGCTTTCAGGTGCGGGGGGCGCAAGCCCAGGCTGATGAAGTCCACCGCGCTGTCGGTGCCGGCCTCGTTCGAGTGGCCCAGCACCTGCAAGTAGATCGCCAGCACTTTGTCCCGCACTGAGGCGGTGGCTGGCGCGCTCAGCAGCTCACGGGCGCGGCGCCGATCCGGCTTGCCGTTCTGCGACAGCGGCAGGGCGGCGACACCTAGCAGGCGCGTGGGCACATGGGAGTGGGGCAGGTGTTCACGGGCGTAGTCGCGCAGCTCGGCCATGCTGGGCTCGGCCGCCTGCGGATCGCAGACATACAGCGCGCCCAGGCACACCTCGCCCAGGCGCGGCTCGCCGTAGTCGACCACCAGCACATGGCGCAAGGCCGGGTGCTGGTTGAGCACCATCTCGATGTCCGGCAGCGAGACCCGCACCCCGCGCACTTTCACGTAGCCATTGACGCGGCTGTCGAACAGCAAGGTGCCGTCGACGCGATAGCGCCCGCAGTCACCGGTGCGGAACGCGCGCACGGCTTGGCCATGCTCGTCGTCCACCGTAATGAAGTCGCTTTGCTGCAAGGCGCCGTCCAGCAGGTAACCCAGCGCCAGGTTGGCCCCGGCCGTGTGGATGCGGCCCACCACGCCCACCGGGCAATGGCGGCCCTGGGCATCGAGCACGAAATAGCGGTTACCCGGTAGCGGCCGGCCATAGGGAATCAGCTTGCGGTCGTCGGCACCGATCTCATGCCAGATGCTCCAGATGGTGGTCTCGGTCGGCCCTCCCAGGGAAATCAGCCTGGCCTGGGGCAGCAGTTCACGCAGCCCGGCGATCACCGCCGGCTTGATGTAGTCGCCGCCCTGGGCGATCAGGCGCAGGCTCTGCAAACCGTGCTCGCCGCGACAGGCCAGGAGCATTTCCAGGATCGCCGGCACCGAGCACCACAGGGTGACCTGGTGCTCTGCCACCAGCTGGTTCCAGCGCAGCGCGTCCTTGTCTTCGCCGGGCGCCGGCAGCACCAGGGTGGCGCCGGCGGCCAGGCTGCCGAACACATCGAACACCGACATGTCGTGGTGCAGCGGGGTGACCGAGAGGAACACATCGCGCTCGGTCACCCGCCACTCGGCCAGCGTGCTGCCGATCACGTTGGCCGTGGCACGGTTGTTCAGCACCACGCATTTCGGTTTGCCGGTGGTGCCTGAGGTGTACAGGTAATACCCCGGCGCTTCGTTCAGCGACAGATCGGCCAGGTGGCCGGGCGCCGCCGCAGGCGTGGCGAGCAGGGCCGCGCAGGTGGTGCTGGGCTGCTCGAGTGTTTGCGCTTGGCCAAGCACCACCAGGTCCGGGTGGCAGTTCTCCAGCAGGTAGTGACGGCGTTCGGCCGGCGCCGCCACGTCGATCGGCACCCAGATCACCCCGGTCAAGGCACAGGCCAGGGTCAGCATCGTGTGTTCCGGGCTGCGTGGCAGGCAGATGGCGACCACCTGGCCCTGGCCGATGCCACGGGCGCGCAGCGCAGCGATGATCCGCGCCACGCCGTCGCCGAGCTCGCTGTAGCTGAGCCGTCGCTCACCGCTGATCAGGGCAGTCTTGTGGTTGCCGGGCGTGAACAGGTGGTCGGCGATCCGGGCCAGGTAGCCGTCGCGGCAGGCTGCCTCGACGGGGCTGTTCAGGCGATAGTGGTCGGTGTCGATGAGCGCTGCGGGCGCGAGAGCGAATTCGCCAGCGCCGGCGATCTGCCCGATGGCGCGCCCCAGCGTGCCCAGGAAGTCGCTGACCAGCGCCGGGGCGAGCACTTCACGAGCGTAGTCGATGTCCAGTTGCAGCGCGCCGTCGGCATCGGCCCAGAAACGGATGTCCATGGCCACTTGCGGCGTCTGGGTCAGGCCGCCCTGCAGGCGCATGGCGCTGTCGGAAGGCGCCACCGGCCAGGAGAAGCCGTTGGTGATCACCACCGGCAGCACCGGGCCGGGGCCGTGCCGCTCGAACAGCTGGCGCGCCAGGTCGACACCGGAGTAAGCCAGGTGCTGCAAGCCTTCCAGTACATCCACTTGGAGCCCGGCTGAGCGTTCGGCGAAGCTGCCGGCGGCGCGGTTCCAGTTGATGGCGAGGAAGCTGGAGCGGTTGGCGAAGGCCGCGTCGCTGGGCGGGGCCACCGGGACCGCGACGCACAGGCCGCCTTCGCTGACCCAGTGCGACAGCACTTCGAGGATCACCGCCATCAGCGTGGTGTTCTTGAACAGCCGTTGGCGAGCGCCCACCATGCAGAACTTCTTGAACGTCTCACGGGGCACGACCAGGCTTTGCCGCTCGTAGCGGGCGACACCGGCTTGGTCCAGCGGCACGCTCCAGGGCAGGCGAGGGGCGCCGTCGACTGCGGCCAGCTTGGTATTCCAGTAGGCGGCATCGGCCGTGCGTTGTTCGGTCTGGTCTGCCTTTGGGGCGCCGGTATCGACTTGGGGTGTTTCTTCCAGCTGGCCTTCGAACAGTTCCACCAGCAGCGTGGCGATGGAGCGGCCATCGAGAATCAGTGCATCGAGACGCACGAACACCACCCGCTCGCCGTGCGCCAGGTGGAACACCGTGACGTTCCAGGGCGAGCGGTCCAGCGGCGAGAGGGCATGGGCGTAGTCCTCGCGGCGTGCGTCGATAACGCCGAGGGCTTCAGCCAGCGGCAGGTGGCCGAGGTCGACTTCATCCAGGTTCAGGCGCACCTCGTCACTGACGTACTGCACGCGCCTGTCGGCATCGATGCGGGTGCGCAGGCTCGGGTGGCGGCGCACCATCGCGTCCAGACGGCTGCGCAGCACGGCGCTGTCCATCATGCCGCGGTATTCGCGGAACTCCTGCATGGCCACGCCGCCCAAGGGCATCTGCGTGGTGCGGCCCAGCAGGTAGGCCTGTTGCAGCGGGTTGAGCGGGCGCTTTTCCGGTGCGCGGGGCAGTGCCTGATCCAGTGTGGCGGGTTGGCGGGCGACCTCGCTTGCCAGGTCGACGAAGCGTTCGAACAACTGCGTCACCCAGGCCTCGGGCAGGGCATCGAGGCGGATATCCCAGTTAATCAGGATGCCGCCGTCGGCGCAGGCGATCTGCGCATCCAGGGCGACCTGCGGGCCTTGCGAGATCAGCCAGCCCAACGGGCCGAAGGCGTTCTTCACGCGTGGTGAAAAAAGTTCCTTGCCGGGCATGTCCAGCGCCGCGGTGAACACCACCGGGGCCAGCTGCGGCGTGCCGTGGTGGCGCGACAGGTCGCGCATCAGGTTCACCCCGGGGTAGGCGCTGTGCGCCATGCAGGCTGCCGTGGTTTTGGCCAACTGGTTGCACAGCGCTGCGATATCGGGTGCCGCATCGAGGTCGACATCAACGATCAGTACGTTGGCGAACTCGCCGACAATGCGTTCGACACCGTCGATCAGCGGCGCCCGCCAGAAGCTGGGCACGTTGAGGCGGAACTGGCGGTCGCCGGTCTGGGCGCCTAATGCGCTGGCGAACAGGCCGAGCATCAGGGTGGACAAGGTCACTTTGCGCTCGCGCGCCAGCTGCCTCAGCGCAATGTGCTGATTGGCATCGAGCCAGGTGGTCAGGCGCTGGCTGTGGGCCTGGGCGGGTTGCACGTCGAGCAGGGGCAGGGTAGGGGCCGGCGCGATGCTGTCGAGGCGGGCACGCCACCATTGGCGGTCACGTTCCTGCGTGGCTTTCAAGGCCGGGTCGGCACGCACGGCGTCCCACCAGGCGAAGAAACTCGGCGGGGTGGCGACAGGCGCGTCCGGGGCCTCGTAGCAGCGCGCCAGGTCTTCCATCAGAACGCGCAGGCTCGAGGGGTCGATGGCGATCATGTCAGTGTCGACATGCAGGCGTGAACGTTCGCCCTCCAGTTGGCTGACACTGAAACGTGCCGCGCAGCCATGGCGCAGGTCCAGTTGCTGGTGGGTCCAGGCTTCACGCTTGCGCAGCAGGCGCTGCGCGACTTCCGGTTCAGCAAGGCCGCGCAGGTCGTCGACCTCCAGGCGCGGCGCCTGTTCCATAGGCGCGATGCCTTGCAGGCCATCCTGGTCGATGCGCAGGCGCAGCATCGGGTGCAGCAGGGAAACCTGTTGGAGCGCTGCACGCAGCCGCTCCAGGTCAATGGCGTGGCCATCGAACTCGGCATACAGATGAGCTGAAACTTTCCCTAAAGCCGCATGAGCAGTGCGCCCGATCCAACAGGCCGCTTGCATTGAAGTTAACTCTCTCATGGGTCACTCGTATCGCGTGATTGACAAGTCCAGAAATATGGCGCCTCCTATTAAAGATGATAATGATTAAGATTAATATCATTATTTCTTTCGAATAAGCAGGAGGCTTAACCGAGATGAGAGCGAGTACGCTCATGACGACTGGCATGGATGAAGAGCAGGTCGCCGACCGTTCCATGGCCTTTTCCTTTACCTCGGGTGACCGAGAATTGGTCGTCAACGGTGCGTTGCAACGCATCGATACCCCGGCCGTCGGTGGCGAAGACGCCGACAGCCTGTTGCAGAAGACCCTCGCCCACGCCTTCGACCAGGCGCGCCGGGCAGGGCAGGCCAACCCTCTCGTGGTCGGCGCCATTCCCTTCGACCCCAGCGAACCTTCCTGCCTGTACATTGCCCGCGAGTCGCACTGGCGTGCGCGTGAAGCCACCGCAGCAGGGGGCGAGTTGCCGACGCTGGTCGAGCAAAAGCCGATTCCAGAAGAGGACGCGTTCAAGCGCTCGGTGGAGCACGCCATCGTCAACTTCCGCCACAGCGATGTGCGCAAGGCGGTGCTGTCGGTGCAGCGCGAACTGGTGTTCGCCGACGCGGTCGACGTCGATGTACTGCAGCGCAACCTGCGCGCGCAGAACCCCAGCGGCTATCACTTCCGCGTGCCCCTGGCCGATGGCGCCACCTTGCTTGGGGTCAGCCCCGAGCTGCTGGTGCGCAAGGAGGGCGCGAACTTCATCTCCAACCCGCTGGCCGGTTCGGCCAGGCGCATGGCCGACCCCGAAGCCGACAAGCGCAATGCCGACTGGCTGGTGGCGTCGGAGAAGGACCACTACGAACACGGCTTCGTCACCCAGGACATCGCCGCTCGGGTCGGCGAGCTGTGCACCCGTCTCGATGTGCCGCAGCGCCCGTCGTTGATCAGCACCCCAGCGCTGTGGCACCTGTCCACGCGCATCGAGGGCAATCTGATCGACCCACAGGTGACCGCACTGCAACTGGCCTGCCGCCTGCACCCAACCCCGGCGGTGTGCGGCTTCCCCACCGAGCGGGCGCGGCGCCTGATCCGCTTCGTCGAGCCCGCCGAGCGCGGCCAGTTCACCGGCATGGTGGGCTGGTGCGACGCTGAAGGGAACGGCGAGTGGGTGGTGACCATCCGCTGCGGCACCGTCAAGCACAACCGCGTGCGGCTGTTCGCCGGCGCCGGCATCGTCGAAGCCTCGCAACCGGCGGCGGAATGGGCGGAAGTCCAGACCAAGCTCGGCACCATGCTGCGCGCTTGCGGGCTGGCACATTAACCAAGGACGTTCGAACACCATGACCATCGAATTCACGGACTGGCCACAGGACCGTGCGCAGCGCTATCGCGACGCCGGCTACTGGATCGACCAGCCGCTCACCGAGATCCTCCATTCCCGTTGCCAGGCGCAACCACAAGCCCTGGCGATCATCTGCGGGGAACGTCGCTTCACCTACGGCGAGCTCGACACCCTGTCCTCGATCCTGGCCTCGCGCCTGGCCGAGCAGGGCCTTGGCCAGGGCGACACGGCCCTGGTGCAGCTGCCCAACGTGGCGGAGTTCTATATCGTCCTGTTTGCCTTGCTCAAGGCCGGGATCGTGCCGCTCAACGCGTTGTTCAGCCATCGTCGGCTGGAGTTGACCGCCTACGCCAAGCAGATCGTGCCCAAACTGCTGATCGCCTCCCGCGAGCACGAAGTGTTCCGCGACGACGCCTATGTGCAGGCCTTCGCCGAAGTCGGCGCGGCGCCTGCGGTGACGTTACTGCTGGGTGAGTCGGACCCTGCCGCCAGCCTGGCGCACTGGATCGAAACCCCTGGCAGCCAGCCGGTGGCATACGCGCCAACGGCGGCCGACCAGGTGGCGTTGTTCCAGCTGTCCGGTGGCAGCACCGGGATCCCCAAGTTGATTCCGCGCACCCACAACGACTACCACTACAACGCCCGCGCCTGCGCCGATGTCTGCGCGCTCAACGCCCACACCCGCTTCCTCTGCGCGGTGCCGGCGGCGCACAACTTCCTGCTCAGCTCGCCCGGCGCACTGGGCGTGTTCCATGCCGGTGGCTGCGTGGTGATGGCTGCCAGCCCCGAGCCGCTGAGCTGCTTCGCGCTGGTCGAGCAGCACGAGGTCAACACCGTCGCGCTGGTGCCGAGCGCCGTTGCCCTGTGGCTGCAAGCCGCGCCGGCGCACCGTGACAAACTGCAATCGCTGGCCTACCTGCAAGTGGGCGGCGCGGTGTTCGCCGACTCGCTGGCACGCCAGGTGCCCGGCGTGCTGGGTTGCCAGCTGCAGCAGGTGTTCGGCATGGCCGAGGGGCTGATCAACTACACCCGTCTGGACGACAGCGACGAGCAGATCTTCACCACACAGGGCCGCCCGGTCAGCCCGGACGATGAAATCAAGATCGTCGATGAACAGGGCGTGCCCGTGGCCCCTGGCGAACCTGGCATGCTCGCCACCCGTGGCCCCTATACCTTCTGCGGCTACTACAAGGCCCCCGAGCAGAACGCCAGTGCCTTCGACGCCGAGGGCTTCTACTACTCCGGCGACCTGGTGGTGCTGACCCCCAGTGGCGACCTGCGCGTGGTCGGCCGGATCAAGG
This genomic stretch from Pseudomonas entomophila L48 harbors:
- a CDS encoding (2,3-dihydroxybenzoyl)adenylate synthase, which produces MTIEFTDWPQDRAQRYRDAGYWIDQPLTEILHSRCQAQPQALAIICGERRFTYGELDTLSSILASRLAEQGLGQGDTALVQLPNVAEFYIVLFALLKAGIVPLNALFSHRRLELTAYAKQIVPKLLIASREHEVFRDDAYVQAFAEVGAAPAVTLLLGESDPAASLAHWIETPGSQPVAYAPTAADQVALFQLSGGSTGIPKLIPRTHNDYHYNARACADVCALNAHTRFLCAVPAAHNFLLSSPGALGVFHAGGCVVMAASPEPLSCFALVEQHEVNTVALVPSAVALWLQAAPAHRDKLQSLAYLQVGGAVFADSLARQVPGVLGCQLQQVFGMAEGLINYTRLDDSDEQIFTTQGRPVSPDDEIKIVDEQGVPVAPGEPGMLATRGPYTFCGYYKAPEQNASAFDAEGFYYSGDLVVLTPSGDLRVVGRIKDQINRGGEKVASEEIENLLVLHPEVTHAGLVAMPDEALGEKSCAFVVSRNPSLKAPALRRHLMELGIAEYKLPDRIRLIEAMPLTAVGKIDKKQLRHLVSVENTRTWLQTRLRQLIEDSEELDPEENLIFYGLDSLQVMKLAAELKARGIEVSFEELASTPTLASWWALVEARQKAA
- a CDS encoding amino acid adenylation domain-containing protein; amino-acid sequence: MQAACWIGRTAHAALGKVSAHLYAEFDGHAIDLERLRAALQQVSLLHPMLRLRIDQDGLQGIAPMEQAPRLEVDDLRGLAEPEVAQRLLRKREAWTHQQLDLRHGCAARFSVSQLEGERSRLHVDTDMIAIDPSSLRVLMEDLARCYEAPDAPVATPPSFFAWWDAVRADPALKATQERDRQWWRARLDSIAPAPTLPLLDVQPAQAHSQRLTTWLDANQHIALRQLARERKVTLSTLMLGLFASALGAQTGDRQFRLNVPSFWRAPLIDGVERIVGEFANVLIVDVDLDAAPDIAALCNQLAKTTAACMAHSAYPGVNLMRDLSRHHGTPQLAPVVFTAALDMPGKELFSPRVKNAFGPLGWLISQGPQVALDAQIACADGGILINWDIRLDALPEAWVTQLFERFVDLASEVARQPATLDQALPRAPEKRPLNPLQQAYLLGRTTQMPLGGVAMQEFREYRGMMDSAVLRSRLDAMVRRHPSLRTRIDADRRVQYVSDEVRLNLDEVDLGHLPLAEALGVIDARREDYAHALSPLDRSPWNVTVFHLAHGERVVFVRLDALILDGRSIATLLVELFEGQLEETPQVDTGAPKADQTEQRTADAAYWNTKLAAVDGAPRLPWSVPLDQAGVARYERQSLVVPRETFKKFCMVGARQRLFKNTTLMAVILEVLSHWVSEGGLCVAVPVAPPSDAAFANRSSFLAINWNRAAGSFAERSAGLQVDVLEGLQHLAYSGVDLARQLFERHGPGPVLPVVITNGFSWPVAPSDSAMRLQGGLTQTPQVAMDIRFWADADGALQLDIDYAREVLAPALVSDFLGTLGRAIGQIAGAGEFALAPAALIDTDHYRLNSPVEAACRDGYLARIADHLFTPGNHKTALISGERRLSYSELGDGVARIIAALRARGIGQGQVVAICLPRSPEHTMLTLACALTGVIWVPIDVAAPAERRHYLLENCHPDLVVLGQAQTLEQPSTTCAALLATPAAAPGHLADLSLNEAPGYYLYTSGTTGKPKCVVLNNRATANVIGSTLAEWRVTERDVFLSVTPLHHDMSVFDVFGSLAAGATLVLPAPGEDKDALRWNQLVAEHQVTLWCSVPAILEMLLACRGEHGLQSLRLIAQGGDYIKPAVIAGLRELLPQARLISLGGPTETTIWSIWHEIGADDRKLIPYGRPLPGNRYFVLDAQGRHCPVGVVGRIHTAGANLALGYLLDGALQQSDFITVDDEHGQAVRAFRTGDCGRYRVDGTLLFDSRVNGYVKVRGVRVSLPDIEMVLNQHPALRHVLVVDYGEPRLGEVCLGALYVCDPQAAEPSMAELRDYAREHLPHSHVPTRLLGVAALPLSQNGKPDRRRARELLSAPATASVRDKVLAIYLQVLGHSNEAGTDSAVDFISLGLRPPHLKAVAAQLQAQFGVSLSPGQLLRCRNAQEVERLLG
- a CDS encoding isochorismate synthase; this encodes MRASTLMTTGMDEEQVADRSMAFSFTSGDRELVVNGALQRIDTPAVGGEDADSLLQKTLAHAFDQARRAGQANPLVVGAIPFDPSEPSCLYIARESHWRAREATAAGGELPTLVEQKPIPEEDAFKRSVEHAIVNFRHSDVRKAVLSVQRELVFADAVDVDVLQRNLRAQNPSGYHFRVPLADGATLLGVSPELLVRKEGANFISNPLAGSARRMADPEADKRNADWLVASEKDHYEHGFVTQDIAARVGELCTRLDVPQRPSLISTPALWHLSTRIEGNLIDPQVTALQLACRLHPTPAVCGFPTERARRLIRFVEPAERGQFTGMVGWCDAEGNGEWVVTIRCGTVKHNRVRLFAGAGIVEASQPAAEWAEVQTKLGTMLRACGLAH
- the basC gene encoding putative histamine N-monooxygenase; the encoded protein is MKDLPTVDIAGIGIGPFNLGLAALLAKHPGVSGVFLDRKVEFRWHEGLILPGTTLQVPFLADLVTMADPTHQLSYLNYLHQHERLYQFYYYDNFQVPRREYDHYCRWASQQLASCHFGEEVCDVRYDANAGRFLIESQSLSGYKRQYYSQHLSVGVGTSPLLPRWAQVKSTAPILHSAEFAKRQAQLAQCKQVTVIGSGQSAAECVLALFNGLTPERVAAGASIRWITRSQGFHPMEYSKLGQECFTPSYMEYFHSLPRERRREIVAGQGLLYKGISFSTIGDIYDLIYERSVGGADTGLTLLSNCEVERVEDVGGRLRINYRHRELEQTSAFEADAIVAATGYGHTWPQWFERLKGSVLATDEHGDCIVREDFTAQRCDQGAGRIFVQNAEIFQHGVGSPDLGIAAIRNASIVNQLLGRPHYRLPKRSAFQRYGMHEG